A genomic stretch from Thermomonospora umbrina includes:
- a CDS encoding TrmH family RNA methyltransferase → MSASGARTAAPSPAIRVRPRRELRRERRNRAHSCWDHLIAAPLWPLHGANLGTLLRTCDAVGACLAVPRLPWVPEALRRGNTLRRPACVHWTGDPVRWLERHRAEGARVVGVELAEDAVRLADLPTARTRTVMVLGHEQQGIPADALDLLDAAVEIPMVGTGHSLNVAVAGSLVLYKLAGLL, encoded by the coding sequence TTGAGCGCCTCCGGGGCCCGTACGGCGGCCCCCTCCCCCGCGATCCGCGTCCGCCCCCGTCGTGAGCTGCGCCGCGAGCGTCGGAACCGGGCGCACTCCTGCTGGGACCATCTGATCGCCGCGCCCCTGTGGCCCCTGCACGGCGCCAATCTCGGCACCCTCCTGCGCACGTGCGACGCCGTCGGCGCGTGCCTGGCGGTGCCGCGCCTGCCCTGGGTGCCGGAGGCCCTGCGCAGGGGCAACACGCTGCGCCGTCCCGCCTGCGTCCACTGGACGGGCGACCCCGTCCGCTGGCTGGAACGCCACCGAGCCGAGGGCGCCCGGGTCGTCGGGGTCGAACTGGCCGAGGACGCGGTGCGTCTCGCCGATCTGCCGACCGCCCGTACCCGCACGGTGATGGTCCTGGGGCACGAGCAGCAGGGGATCCCGGCGGACGCCCTGGACCTGTTGGACGCGGCCGTGGAGATCCCCATGGTCGGCACGGGGCACAGCCTGAACGTCGCCGTGGCCGGTTCGCTGGTGCTCTACAAGCTGGCGGGACTGCTGTAG
- a CDS encoding ABC transporter permease translates to MTAPIEVSGSEGEAQPEAVLAGVGKKAIEGRSLGRIALLRLRRDKVAIAGGVVIILLIVFAAAAPLVVKLLGHPPNDFHQEFIDPTLGAPTKPLGGMSGDFLFGLEPGNGRDLFSRIVYGARVSLLIGFLATLVAVLIGTTLGVIAGYFGGWVDSLIARAMDVFLAFPLLLFAIAVVGVIPNEKWGLEGNGLRMAVLVFIIGFFSWPYIGRIVRGQTLSLREREFVDAARSMGARAPYIIVREILPNLVAPILVYSTLLIPTNILFEAALSFLGVGISPPTPAWGSMLADAIGTYRIAPHFVVVPGLAIFVTVMAFNLFGDGLRDALDPRAR, encoded by the coding sequence GTGACCGCACCGATCGAGGTGTCCGGGTCCGAGGGCGAGGCCCAACCCGAGGCCGTCCTCGCGGGGGTCGGCAAGAAGGCCATCGAGGGCCGCTCGCTGGGCCGGATCGCCCTGCTGCGCCTGCGGCGCGACAAGGTCGCCATCGCCGGCGGTGTGGTGATCATCCTGCTGATCGTGTTCGCGGCCGCCGCGCCGCTGGTGGTCAAACTGCTCGGGCATCCCCCCAACGACTTCCACCAGGAGTTCATCGACCCCACGCTCGGCGCCCCGACCAAGCCGCTGGGCGGGATGAGCGGCGACTTCCTGTTCGGGCTCGAACCCGGCAACGGGCGCGACCTGTTCAGCCGTATCGTCTACGGCGCTCGCGTGTCGCTGCTCATCGGCTTCCTGGCCACCCTGGTCGCGGTGCTGATCGGCACCACCCTCGGCGTGATCGCCGGATACTTCGGCGGCTGGGTGGACTCCCTGATCGCTCGGGCGATGGACGTCTTCCTGGCGTTCCCGCTGCTGCTGTTCGCCATCGCCGTGGTCGGCGTCATCCCCAACGAGAAGTGGGGCCTGGAGGGCAACGGCCTGCGGATGGCGGTGCTGGTGTTCATCATCGGGTTCTTCAGTTGGCCGTACATCGGCCGGATCGTGCGGGGGCAGACGCTGTCCCTGCGCGAACGCGAGTTCGTCGACGCGGCCCGCAGCATGGGGGCGCGCGCGCCCTACATCATCGTTCGGGAGATCCTGCCCAACCTGGTCGCGCCGATCCTGGTGTACAGCACCCTGCTGATCCCGACCAACATCCTCTTCGAGGCGGCCCTCTCCTTCCTGGGCGTGGGGATCAGCCCGCCCACCCCCGCCTGGGGCAGCATGCTCGCCGACGCCATCGGCACGTACCGCATCGCCCCCCACTTCGTCGTCGTGCCCGGTCTGGCGATCTTCGTCACGGTCATGGCCTTCAACCTGTTCGGCGACGGTCTGCGGGACGCCCTCGACCCGCGGGCGCGCTGA
- a CDS encoding ABC transporter permease translates to MIAFLVRRLIGAVALLVIISMVTFGIFFLLPKAAGVSSDDLASRFAGKSPTPETVQAIKERFGFDDPVPIQYGRFVKAIVAGDEYDTGTTVIECPAPCLGYSFRTNTSVMDQLIDRIPVTLSLVVGAAVIWVLVGVSVGVLSALRRGSVFDRAAMAVALAGVSLPIFFTGLLSLTFVVHAWDLLPPVSYHPFLDNPLEWASALILPWITLAFLYAAMYARLTRAGMLETMNEDYIRTARAKGLPERTVITRHALRATLTPLLTIFGLDLGLLLGGAVLTEQTFSLKGLGALSLDGVIGSDLPVVLGTVMVAALFIVLANLIVDLLYGAIDPRVRHS, encoded by the coding sequence GTGATCGCATTCCTGGTTCGCCGCCTCATCGGAGCGGTGGCGCTGCTGGTCATCATCAGCATGGTCACCTTCGGCATCTTCTTCCTGCTGCCGAAGGCGGCCGGGGTCTCGAGCGACGATCTGGCCTCCCGCTTCGCGGGCAAGTCCCCGACGCCGGAGACGGTCCAGGCCATCAAGGAGCGGTTCGGGTTCGACGACCCGGTGCCGATCCAGTACGGCCGGTTCGTCAAGGCCATCGTCGCCGGCGACGAGTACGACACCGGCACCACCGTGATCGAGTGCCCGGCCCCGTGCCTGGGCTACTCGTTCCGCACCAACACCAGCGTCATGGACCAGCTGATCGACCGCATCCCGGTCACGCTGTCGCTGGTCGTGGGCGCGGCGGTGATCTGGGTGCTGGTCGGAGTGTCGGTGGGCGTGCTGTCGGCGCTCCGGCGCGGCAGCGTGTTCGACCGGGCCGCCATGGCGGTGGCGCTCGCCGGGGTCTCCCTGCCGATCTTCTTCACCGGTCTGCTGTCCCTGACGTTCGTGGTGCACGCCTGGGACCTGCTGCCCCCGGTGTCGTACCACCCGTTCCTCGACAATCCGCTGGAATGGGCGTCGGCGCTGATCCTGCCGTGGATCACCCTGGCGTTCCTGTACGCGGCCATGTACGCGCGACTCACCCGGGCGGGCATGCTGGAGACGATGAACGAGGACTACATCCGTACGGCGCGCGCCAAGGGCCTGCCCGAACGGACGGTCATCACCCGGCACGCGCTGCGCGCCACCCTGACCCCGCTGCTCACGATCTTCGGTCTGGACCTCGGGCTGCTGCTCGGCGGCGCGGTGCTGACCGAGCAGACCTTCTCGCTCAAGGGCCTGGGGGCCTTGTCGCTGGACGGCGTGATCGGCAGCGACCTGCCCGTGGTGCTGGGCACCGTGATGGTGGCCGCGCTCTTCATCGTGCTGGCCAATCTGATCGTCGATCTTCTGTACGGGGCCATCGACCCGAGGGTGAGGCACAGCTGA
- a CDS encoding ABC transporter substrate-binding protein — MRSPRFLTLTAAGAVALSLGLAACGGGDDDGGDGNGGGVFNGAVDKIHNPSDTKGGTLRMAISSDIDSTDPGNMYYAWSNNFTRLYSRQLLTYPAKPGDESLKPAPDIAEALGVASDGNKTWTYKLRKGLKYEDGTEIKAADIKYAVARTFDRGVLRNGPSYFSQMLDAEGYEGPFKDKNLDNFKGVETPDDYTVVFKLKEPFAEFNEVVTFSGQTAPVPAAKDQGERYGLRPFSSGPFKWEGNYQPGKGGAMVPNPHWDATTDPNRKQLPAKIEVIAGLEAQELDNQLLKGQIHVDLAGTGVQENARSQILQDPALKNSSDNPPGGFAWYIPINVKNIPNVECRRAIVWAADRDAMWRAYGGAVGGDMATSVQPPDIEGREKGTDHFTKAQIGYKGDVNQAKAALQRCGQPNGFSTTMVYRSDRPKEKATAEALQQSLSLVGIKLNLKGYPASTYTNDQFGSPSFVAKEKIGLGTYGWHADWPTGYGYLQAISDGDAIVPSGNANPSELDDKQINDLWDQSLKVEDPAQRAKIYNQIDDRIRSEAAILPNVYARSLLFRPSSLTNVFLHEGFGMYNYSTLGVAK; from the coding sequence ATGAGAAGTCCACGGTTCCTGACCCTCACGGCGGCCGGCGCGGTCGCCCTGAGCCTCGGGCTGGCCGCCTGCGGCGGCGGTGACGACGACGGCGGGGACGGCAACGGCGGGGGTGTCTTCAACGGCGCCGTCGACAAGATCCACAACCCGTCCGACACCAAGGGCGGCACGCTGCGGATGGCGATCAGCAGCGACATCGACTCCACCGACCCCGGCAACATGTACTACGCCTGGTCGAACAACTTCACCCGGCTGTACTCCCGTCAGTTGCTGACCTATCCCGCCAAGCCGGGCGACGAGTCGCTGAAGCCGGCGCCCGACATCGCCGAGGCGCTGGGCGTGGCGAGCGACGGCAACAAGACCTGGACGTACAAGCTCCGCAAGGGCCTCAAGTACGAGGACGGCACGGAGATCAAGGCCGCCGACATCAAGTACGCGGTGGCCCGGACCTTCGACCGCGGCGTGCTGCGCAACGGCCCCTCCTACTTCTCCCAGATGCTGGACGCCGAGGGCTACGAGGGTCCCTTCAAGGACAAGAACCTCGACAACTTCAAGGGCGTCGAGACCCCGGACGACTACACCGTCGTCTTCAAGCTCAAGGAGCCGTTCGCCGAGTTCAACGAGGTCGTGACCTTCAGCGGTCAGACGGCCCCCGTCCCGGCGGCCAAGGACCAGGGCGAGCGGTACGGCCTGCGGCCGTTCTCCTCCGGCCCGTTCAAGTGGGAGGGCAACTACCAGCCCGGCAAGGGCGGCGCGATGGTTCCCAACCCCCACTGGGACGCCACGACCGACCCGAACCGCAAGCAGTTGCCCGCCAAGATCGAGGTGATCGCCGGGCTGGAGGCCCAGGAACTGGACAACCAGCTCCTCAAGGGCCAGATCCACGTGGACCTGGCGGGTACCGGTGTGCAGGAGAACGCCCGCAGCCAGATCCTGCAGGACCCGGCGCTGAAGAACTCCTCCGACAACCCGCCCGGCGGGTTCGCCTGGTACATCCCGATCAACGTCAAGAACATCCCGAACGTGGAGTGCCGCCGGGCCATCGTGTGGGCCGCCGACCGTGACGCCATGTGGCGGGCCTACGGCGGTGCGGTCGGTGGCGACATGGCGACGTCGGTCCAGCCGCCGGACATCGAGGGTCGCGAGAAGGGCACCGACCACTTCACCAAGGCGCAGATCGGCTACAAGGGCGACGTGAACCAGGCCAAGGCCGCCCTCCAGCGGTGCGGTCAGCCCAACGGCTTCAGCACCACCATGGTCTACCGCAGCGACCGCCCCAAGGAGAAGGCCACCGCCGAGGCCCTGCAGCAGTCGCTGTCCCTGGTCGGCATCAAGCTGAACCTCAAGGGCTACCCGGCCAGCACCTACACCAACGACCAGTTCGGCTCGCCGTCCTTCGTCGCCAAGGAGAAGATCGGCCTGGGCACCTACGGCTGGCACGCCGACTGGCCGACCGGCTACGGGTACCTGCAGGCGATCTCCGACGGCGACGCCATCGTGCCGAGCGGCAACGCCAACCCGTCCGAGCTGGACGACAAGCAGATCAACGACCTGTGGGACCAGTCGCTGAAGGTCGAGGACCCCGCACAGCGGGCCAAGATCTACAACCAGATCGACGACCGCATCCGCTCGGAGGCCGCGATCCTGCCGAACGTCTACGCCCGCTCGCTGCTGTTCCGGCCGAGCAGCCTGACGAACGTGTTCCTGCACGAGGGCTTCGGCATGTACAACTACTCCACCCTCGGCGTGGCCAAGTAG
- a CDS encoding PAC2 family protein: MVEFENVPGLVDPVLVAAFEGWNDAGEAASGVIGHLESAWGAVPVTELDPEDYYDFQVTRPVVELTDDGERSIAWPTTRISWARPPGAARDVVLVRGIEPNMRWRSFCAELIGVMDRLGVSTAVLIGALLADAPHTRPVPVSGTASGDGVSGALHLEPGRYEPSRYEGPTGILGVLQDACDKADVDTVSLWASVPHYVAQPPSPKATLALLRRVEDLLGLTVPLGELPEEARAWEHGVNELAEQDTEVAEYVRSLEEQKDAADLPEASGDAIAREFERYLRGRETG, translated from the coding sequence GTGGTCGAGTTCGAGAACGTGCCCGGCCTGGTCGACCCTGTCCTGGTCGCCGCCTTTGAGGGCTGGAACGACGCCGGCGAGGCGGCCAGCGGGGTCATCGGGCATCTGGAGTCGGCCTGGGGCGCGGTCCCGGTGACGGAGCTGGATCCGGAGGACTACTACGACTTCCAGGTGACCCGCCCGGTGGTCGAGCTGACCGACGACGGCGAGCGGAGCATCGCCTGGCCGACCACGCGCATCTCGTGGGCCCGCCCCCCGGGAGCGGCCCGTGACGTGGTGCTGGTCCGCGGCATCGAGCCCAACATGCGCTGGCGGTCGTTCTGCGCCGAGCTGATCGGCGTGATGGACCGGCTCGGCGTGAGCACCGCCGTCCTCATCGGCGCGCTGCTGGCGGACGCGCCGCACACCCGCCCCGTGCCGGTGAGCGGCACCGCCTCCGGCGACGGGGTGTCGGGCGCCCTGCACCTGGAGCCCGGCCGGTACGAGCCGAGCCGCTACGAGGGCCCGACCGGCATCCTGGGCGTGCTCCAGGACGCCTGCGACAAGGCGGACGTCGACACGGTGTCGCTGTGGGCGTCGGTGCCGCACTACGTGGCGCAGCCCCCGTCCCCCAAGGCCACCCTGGCGCTGCTGCGCCGGGTCGAGGACCTGCTCGGGCTGACCGTCCCCTTGGGCGAACTGCCGGAGGAGGCGCGCGCCTGGGAGCACGGGGTGAACGAGCTGGCCGAGCAGGACACCGAGGTCGCCGAGTACGTGCGCTCGCTGGAGGAGCAGAAGGACGCCGCCGACCTGCCGGAGGCCAGCGGCGACGCCATCGCCCGCGAGTTCGAGCGCTATCTGCGCGGCCGGGAGACCGGCTAG
- a CDS encoding HAD family hydrolase: MGGETGPRAVLFDMDGLLIDSEEMWLEVETEVMAWLGGAWGPEHQERLVGGSLHRAVAYMLSLAGPVASPDEVAERMLDGMAERLSSSAPFMPGAKELLTAVRDAGLPTALVSNSHRRLIDAVLDGVGRDLFTLTVAGDEVAHLKPDPEPYLTAASGLGVPPDRCAALEDSPTGVAAAEAAGCVTVAVPHVVPVPPAPGRIVVESLRNVDLPMLRGLFP, translated from the coding sequence GTGGGGGGCGAGACGGGTCCGCGGGCCGTCCTGTTCGACATGGACGGCCTGCTGATCGACTCCGAGGAGATGTGGCTCGAGGTCGAGACCGAGGTGATGGCCTGGCTGGGCGGCGCCTGGGGGCCCGAGCACCAGGAGAGGCTCGTCGGCGGCTCGCTGCACCGGGCCGTCGCCTACATGCTGTCGCTGGCAGGTCCGGTGGCCTCGCCCGACGAGGTCGCGGAACGGATGCTGGACGGCATGGCCGAGCGCCTGTCCTCGTCCGCCCCGTTCATGCCGGGGGCCAAGGAGCTGCTCACGGCGGTGCGCGACGCCGGGCTGCCGACGGCGCTGGTGTCCAACAGCCACCGCCGCCTCATCGACGCCGTCCTGGACGGCGTCGGCCGCGACCTCTTCACGCTCACCGTGGCCGGTGACGAGGTCGCCCACCTCAAGCCCGACCCCGAGCCCTATCTGACGGCCGCCTCCGGGCTGGGCGTCCCGCCGGACCGCTGCGCGGCGCTGGAGGACTCCCCGACCGGGGTGGCGGCGGCCGAGGCGGCGGGCTGCGTCACCGTGGCGGTCCCGCACGTCGTCCCGGTACCTCCCGCACCGGGACGTATCGTTGTCGAATCGTTGCGGAACGTCGATCTCCCCATGCTCCGGGGCCTCTTCCCCTAG
- the metH gene encoding methionine synthase — protein MSATPQSLRQALRERVVVADGAMGTMLQAQDPTLDDFEGHEGCNEILNVTRPDIVRAVHAAYLDVGVDCVETNTFGANLGNLGEYDITERVEELSEAGARIAREVTDAYSTPERPRWVIGSIGPGTKLPTLGHVPYAVLRDAYQRNAAGLIAGGAHALLVETCQDLLQAKAALAGAKRAIAAAGADTVLIAQVTIEQNGAMLMGSEIGAALTALEPLDLDLIGLNCATGPAEMSEHLRYLARHARIGLSCMPNAGLPQLSSDGAYYPLTPGELADAHETFTRDYGMSLVGGCCGTTPEHLRQVVERVGGRAVAVRRPRPEAGAASLYQHVPFRQDTSYLAIGERTNANGSKAFREAMLEGRWDDCVRIARDQARDGAHMIDLCVDYVGRDGVADMKELAFRFATASTLPIVLDSTETPVVEAGLEMIGGRAVVNSVSFEDGDGPDSKLARLMPVVREHGAAIVVMCIDEEGQARTADWKVRVASRMIEELTGKWGMRVEDIIVDTLTFTIGTGTEESRRDALETIEAIRGLKRRYPAVQTTLGLSNVSFGLNPAARIVLNSVFLAECADAGLDSAIVHASKILPTARLPEEQRKVALDLIYDRRSEGYDPLHRFMELFEGVDTKALKAGRAAELAGLPLWERLKRRIIDGELNGLGDDLDEGLAERPALEIINDVLLDGMKTVGELFGSGQMQLPFVLQSAEVMKTAVAHLEPHMEKADDGGKGRIVLATVKGDVHDIGKNLVDIILSNNGYEVVNIGIKQPMSAILEAAKENRADVIGMSGLLVKSTVIMKENLEELNSRGLADQWPVLLGGAALTRAYVEQDLAELYDGEVRYARDAFEGLRLMDAFMAVKRGVEGATLPPLRQRRVKTGATLKVTEPEEMPSRSDVATDNKIPAPPFWGDRIVKGIPMADYTSFLDERATFMGQWGLKGSRGADGPTYEELVETEGRPRMRMWLDRMQSEGLIEAAVVYGYFPAVSEGDDLVILHEDGSERERITFPRQRRDRHLCLADFFRPRESGEVDVVALQLVTVGSRVSEATAELFAKNAYRDYLELHGLSVQLTEALAEYWHTRVRSEIGFGGEDPDGIEDFFKLGYRGARFSFGYPACPDLENRATVVRLLEPERVGVTLSEEFQLVPEQATDALIVHHPEAKYFNV, from the coding sequence ATGAGTGCAACCCCACAGTCGCTACGCCAGGCCCTTCGTGAACGAGTCGTCGTGGCCGACGGCGCGATGGGGACGATGCTCCAGGCCCAGGATCCGACCCTGGACGACTTCGAGGGCCACGAGGGCTGCAACGAGATCCTCAACGTCACGCGGCCCGACATCGTCCGCGCCGTGCACGCGGCCTACCTCGACGTCGGCGTCGATTGCGTCGAGACCAACACCTTCGGCGCCAACCTCGGCAACCTCGGCGAGTACGACATCACCGAGCGCGTCGAGGAGCTCTCGGAGGCGGGCGCCCGGATCGCCCGCGAGGTGACCGACGCGTACTCGACCCCCGAGCGGCCCCGCTGGGTGATCGGCTCGATCGGCCCCGGCACCAAGCTGCCCACCCTGGGTCACGTCCCCTACGCCGTCCTGCGCGACGCCTACCAGCGCAACGCCGCGGGCCTGATCGCCGGCGGGGCCCACGCCCTGCTGGTGGAGACCTGTCAGGACCTGCTCCAGGCCAAGGCCGCCCTGGCCGGCGCCAAGCGGGCCATCGCCGCCGCCGGCGCCGACACGGTGCTGATCGCCCAGGTCACCATCGAGCAGAACGGCGCCATGCTGATGGGCTCGGAGATCGGCGCCGCGCTGACCGCGCTGGAGCCGCTCGACCTCGACCTGATCGGCCTCAACTGCGCCACCGGCCCGGCCGAGATGAGCGAGCACCTGCGCTACCTGGCCCGGCACGCCCGCATCGGGCTCTCCTGCATGCCCAACGCCGGGCTGCCCCAGCTCAGCTCCGACGGGGCCTACTACCCGCTGACGCCCGGCGAGTTGGCCGACGCCCACGAGACCTTCACCCGCGACTACGGCATGTCGCTGGTCGGCGGCTGCTGCGGCACCACCCCCGAGCACCTGCGGCAGGTCGTCGAACGCGTCGGCGGCCGTGCGGTGGCGGTCCGCCGCCCCCGCCCCGAGGCCGGCGCCGCCTCCCTCTACCAGCACGTCCCGTTCCGGCAGGACACCTCCTACCTGGCCATCGGGGAGCGCACCAACGCCAACGGCTCCAAGGCGTTCCGCGAGGCCATGCTGGAGGGCCGCTGGGACGACTGCGTGCGGATCGCCCGCGACCAGGCCCGCGACGGCGCCCACATGATCGACCTGTGCGTCGACTACGTGGGCCGCGACGGCGTGGCCGACATGAAGGAGCTGGCCTTCCGGTTCGCCACCGCCTCCACCCTGCCGATCGTGCTGGACTCCACGGAGACCCCGGTGGTCGAGGCCGGGCTGGAGATGATCGGCGGCCGGGCGGTGGTCAACTCCGTCAGCTTCGAGGACGGCGACGGACCCGACTCCAAGCTGGCCCGGCTGATGCCGGTCGTCCGCGAGCACGGCGCCGCCATCGTGGTGATGTGCATCGACGAGGAGGGCCAGGCCCGCACCGCCGACTGGAAGGTGCGCGTCGCCTCCCGGATGATCGAGGAGCTCACCGGCAAGTGGGGCATGCGGGTCGAGGACATCATCGTCGACACCCTCACGTTCACCATCGGCACCGGCACCGAGGAGTCGCGCCGCGACGCCCTGGAGACCATCGAGGCCATCCGCGGGCTCAAGCGCCGGTACCCGGCCGTGCAGACCACACTGGGCCTGTCCAACGTGTCCTTCGGCCTCAACCCGGCCGCCCGGATCGTGCTGAACTCGGTGTTCCTCGCCGAGTGCGCCGACGCCGGGCTGGACTCGGCCATCGTGCACGCCTCCAAGATCCTGCCCACGGCCCGGCTCCCCGAGGAGCAGCGCAAGGTCGCCCTCGACCTGATCTACGACCGGCGGTCCGAGGGCTACGACCCGCTGCACCGCTTCATGGAGCTGTTCGAGGGCGTCGACACCAAGGCCCTCAAGGCGGGCCGCGCCGCCGAGCTGGCCGGGCTGCCGCTGTGGGAGCGGCTCAAGCGCCGCATCATCGACGGCGAGCTGAACGGCCTCGGCGACGACCTCGACGAGGGCCTCGCCGAGCGCCCCGCCCTGGAGATCATCAACGACGTGCTGCTGGACGGCATGAAGACCGTCGGCGAGCTGTTCGGCTCCGGGCAGATGCAGCTCCCGTTCGTGCTGCAGAGCGCCGAGGTGATGAAGACCGCCGTCGCCCACCTCGAGCCCCACATGGAGAAGGCGGACGACGGCGGCAAGGGCCGCATCGTGCTGGCCACCGTCAAGGGCGACGTCCACGACATCGGCAAGAACCTCGTCGACATCATCCTGTCCAACAACGGCTACGAGGTCGTCAACATCGGCATCAAGCAGCCGATGTCGGCGATCCTCGAGGCCGCCAAGGAGAACCGCGCCGACGTCATCGGCATGTCCGGGCTGCTGGTCAAGTCCACGGTGATCATGAAGGAGAACCTGGAGGAGCTCAACTCCCGGGGCCTGGCCGACCAGTGGCCGGTGCTGCTGGGCGGGGCGGCCCTCACCCGCGCCTACGTCGAGCAGGACCTCGCCGAGCTGTACGACGGCGAGGTGCGCTACGCCAGGGACGCCTTCGAGGGCCTGCGGCTGATGGACGCGTTCATGGCGGTCAAGCGCGGCGTCGAGGGGGCCACCCTGCCGCCGCTGCGGCAGCGGCGGGTCAAGACCGGCGCCACCCTCAAGGTCACCGAGCCCGAGGAGATGCCGTCCCGCTCCGACGTCGCCACCGACAACAAGATCCCCGCACCGCCGTTCTGGGGCGACCGGATCGTCAAGGGCATCCCCATGGCCGACTACACGTCCTTCCTGGACGAGCGGGCCACCTTCATGGGGCAGTGGGGCCTCAAGGGGTCCCGGGGCGCCGACGGGCCCACCTACGAGGAGCTGGTCGAGACCGAGGGGCGGCCCAGGATGCGCATGTGGCTCGACCGCATGCAGTCCGAGGGGCTCATCGAGGCCGCCGTCGTCTACGGGTACTTCCCGGCCGTCAGCGAGGGCGACGACCTGGTGATCCTCCACGAGGACGGCTCGGAGCGCGAGCGCATCACCTTCCCCCGGCAGCGTCGCGACCGGCACCTGTGCCTGGCCGACTTCTTCCGGCCCCGCGAGTCGGGGGAGGTCGACGTGGTCGCCCTCCAGCTCGTCACGGTCGGCTCCCGGGTGTCGGAGGCCACGGCCGAGCTGTTCGCCAAGAACGCCTACCGCGACTACCTGGAGCTGCACGGGCTGTCGGTCCAGCTCACCGAGGCCCTCGCCGAGTACTGGCACACCCGGGTCCGCTCGGAGATCGGGTTCGGCGGGGAGGACCCCGACGGCATCGAGGACTTCTTCAAGCTCGGCTACCGGGGCGCGCGCTTCTCGTTCGGCTACCCCGCCTGCCCCGACCTGGAGAACCGCGCCACCGTGGTGCGGCTGCTGGAGCCGGAGCGGGTCGGGGTCACGCTGTCGGAGGAGTTCCAGCTCGTCCCCGAGCAGGCCACCGACGCCCTGATCGTCCACCACCCCGAGGCCAAGTACTTCAACGTCTGA
- a CDS encoding universal stress protein — translation MGSYSTILVGTDGSNSSFRAVDKAAGLAADTGATLVLATAYHPMSEKQRQNASDRLGDLAYKVQGSTPAEDALRAARARAVAAGAKDIVEVAVEGDAVDVLAKVAKEKAADLVVVGNRGLNSLAGRLLGSVPANLSHRSPCDVLIVHTVGR, via the coding sequence ATGGGCTCGTACAGCACCATTCTCGTCGGCACCGACGGATCGAACTCCTCGTTCCGCGCGGTGGACAAGGCGGCCGGTCTCGCGGCGGACACCGGAGCCACGCTCGTCCTCGCCACCGCGTACCACCCGATGAGCGAGAAGCAGCGGCAGAACGCCTCGGATCGACTGGGCGACCTGGCCTACAAGGTCCAGGGGTCGACTCCGGCCGAGGACGCATTGCGGGCCGCCCGGGCGCGGGCGGTGGCCGCGGGGGCCAAGGACATCGTGGAGGTCGCGGTGGAGGGCGACGCGGTGGACGTCCTGGCCAAGGTCGCCAAGGAGAAGGCGGCGGACCTGGTGGTGGTCGGCAACCGCGGGCTCAACAGCCTGGCCGGGCGCCTCCTCGGCTCGGTGCCGGCCAACCTGTCCCACCGGTCACCGTGCGACGTCCTGATCGTGCACACCGTGGGCAGGTGA